A single window of Rubripirellula lacrimiformis DNA harbors:
- a CDS encoding FAD/NAD(P)-binding protein codes for MKVLEKSPIANVPVAPESDHAVLRVAIIGCGPRGLQCLESISRRLTSGQLQRLCVTVFEPSGVPGAGNVYDPSQPRILRMNFATQYIDFWKSSRDSQTSRSRSLIGWLSTHHPQFASSDSFVPRAIVGEYLRTCFAEVANRFEGAHHFEVQRSCVSEIRHDGTQFVVDTDVDSYCFDEVVVTTGHEGLRGSAAARATTIDIPALPAASNLSVPRIPSGSRVLVRGFGLTAIDAVLSLTEGRGGEFIDDGFLPSYIHGSDEPACIDLRSRSGRPMLSKPSAKMEPISDSFWTPFRDRLSSQASQHGKLNFQRQIWPVIVDAAASLLDQSGTPSTARDVCGWYRGWSCYKMDAKTARHAMLQSYSVAMGKRPIDTPFALGDAWRRLYPEMVQLISHGGLERSSRRSFACVAREMERIAFGPPAENIGRLLTLMRERVVTIGNQTTDVSRYDAIINAVIAGPHEFSKNGPLQKLVEAGLVQVDPTCGGVMVDSSGFAAGGAPGLAVFGRATEGWVVGNDTLTRTLHDHIENWADCMVASIKRLG; via the coding sequence ATGAAAGTTCTTGAAAAGAGTCCGATTGCAAATGTTCCGGTGGCACCGGAGAGTGACCACGCGGTTCTGCGAGTGGCGATCATCGGTTGTGGACCGCGTGGGCTGCAGTGCCTGGAATCGATTTCACGCCGGCTGACCAGTGGCCAATTGCAGCGACTGTGTGTGACGGTCTTCGAACCTTCGGGTGTCCCAGGCGCCGGCAATGTTTATGATCCATCCCAGCCACGCATTTTGCGGATGAACTTCGCAACGCAATACATCGATTTTTGGAAGTCTTCACGCGATTCGCAAACTTCACGATCGCGGTCTCTGATTGGTTGGCTGTCCACGCACCATCCGCAATTTGCCAGTTCCGATAGTTTCGTCCCCCGCGCGATCGTCGGTGAATATCTGCGGACTTGCTTTGCCGAAGTTGCCAACCGCTTTGAAGGTGCCCATCATTTCGAGGTGCAGCGATCGTGCGTCAGCGAGATCCGCCACGATGGGACTCAATTCGTTGTGGACACGGATGTCGATTCATATTGCTTCGATGAAGTTGTTGTCACCACCGGTCACGAAGGGCTTCGTGGTTCCGCGGCCGCACGTGCTACCACCATCGACATTCCAGCGTTGCCCGCCGCATCCAATTTGTCCGTCCCGCGTATCCCATCTGGCAGTCGCGTGCTGGTTCGCGGTTTTGGTCTGACTGCGATCGACGCTGTCCTGTCGTTAACCGAAGGACGCGGGGGGGAGTTCATCGACGATGGTTTTCTGCCAAGCTATATCCATGGATCGGATGAACCGGCGTGCATTGATTTGCGATCCCGATCGGGGCGACCGATGCTGTCGAAGCCTTCGGCGAAAATGGAACCGATTTCGGATTCGTTTTGGACCCCCTTTCGTGATCGCTTGTCCTCGCAGGCAAGCCAGCACGGCAAACTGAACTTCCAGCGTCAAATTTGGCCGGTAATCGTTGATGCTGCGGCCAGTCTATTGGATCAGAGTGGAACACCATCGACCGCTCGTGACGTTTGCGGTTGGTACCGTGGTTGGTCGTGTTACAAGATGGATGCAAAGACCGCACGTCACGCGATGCTGCAATCGTATTCGGTGGCGATGGGGAAACGACCGATCGATACACCGTTCGCACTGGGCGATGCATGGCGACGGCTCTATCCGGAAATGGTTCAACTGATCAGCCATGGTGGTTTGGAACGCAGCAGTCGGCGATCCTTCGCCTGCGTCGCAAGGGAGATGGAACGAATTGCTTTCGGTCCGCCCGCAGAAAACATCGGACGTTTGCTGACCCTGATGCGAGAACGCGTGGTCACGATCGGGAATCAGACCACGGACGTGTCCCGCTACGATGCGATTATCAACGCGGTGATTGCCGGGCCCCACGAGTTTTCGAAAAACGGGCCTCTGCAGAAGTTGGTCGAAGCGGGGTTGGTGCAAGTCGATCCGACTTGCGGGGGAGTGATGGTCGATTCGAGCGGCTTTGCTGCCGGTGGCGCTCCTGGATTGGCGGTCTTCGGCCGCGCGACCGAGGGGTGGGTGGTCGGCAATGATACGTTGACCAGAACATTGCACGACCATATCGAAAATTGGGCAGATTGCATGGTGGCTTCGATCAAACGATTGGGCTGA
- a CDS encoding Y4yA family PLP-dependent enzyme produces MLLSSSTPAAREGIEDWRGHCVGSPPLDARVEPWMSELMDRSHLQELVAQHGSPLNLVSTSPMRSNLGQLNQVAEERNLDFQAFFARKSNKCLAFVDEAKQCGAGIDTASENEVRQCLKRGMDPIQIICTAAVKSDSLIRLCLEKAICIAVDNHDELRVVADLADDLACKAVVALRLGGFQHDGQKLQTRFGFDVDHDQQVLCELAELPVIVVGIHFHLDGYDASQRVCGIRESIRWIQRLRDLGHSPSFIDMGGGFPISYLQSQRQWNDFWQQHQRALLGQRDPVTYRNHPLGRHVSGKTVVGKPNSYPYYQTPVRQDWLASILDAETDHRTIADQLRESKIQLRCEPGRSLMDGCGMTVARVEFRKQNANRDWLIGLSMNRTQCRTSSDDFLVDPIVVPMETSETSDPISGYFVGAYCTESELLSLRRMEFPGGIRRGDLVVFPNTAGYLMHFLESRSHQFPLAKNVVVSDDGEGRFDLDGIDR; encoded by the coding sequence ATGTTGCTTTCTAGTTCGACACCCGCGGCCCGCGAAGGGATCGAGGATTGGCGTGGTCACTGTGTTGGCTCGCCTCCGCTAGACGCACGTGTGGAACCGTGGATGTCCGAGCTGATGGATCGATCCCATCTGCAGGAGCTAGTCGCGCAACATGGATCACCATTGAACTTGGTATCCACTTCACCGATGCGATCCAACCTTGGTCAGTTGAATCAGGTTGCAGAGGAACGCAATCTTGATTTCCAGGCATTCTTTGCCCGGAAGTCCAACAAGTGCTTGGCATTTGTCGACGAAGCAAAGCAGTGTGGTGCCGGGATCGATACGGCCAGCGAAAACGAAGTTCGCCAGTGTTTGAAGCGAGGGATGGATCCCATTCAGATCATCTGCACGGCGGCTGTGAAAAGTGATTCGCTGATTCGCCTTTGTTTGGAAAAGGCGATCTGTATCGCCGTCGACAACCACGATGAATTGCGGGTGGTCGCGGACCTTGCAGACGATCTAGCATGCAAAGCGGTCGTTGCGCTGCGTCTAGGTGGCTTTCAGCACGATGGACAGAAGTTGCAGACGCGTTTTGGGTTCGACGTTGATCATGACCAACAGGTGCTGTGCGAATTGGCAGAATTGCCTGTCATTGTCGTCGGAATCCACTTCCATCTGGATGGATATGATGCGAGTCAGCGAGTTTGCGGGATCCGAGAATCGATCCGCTGGATCCAGCGTCTTCGAGACTTGGGGCACTCGCCCTCTTTCATCGACATGGGGGGCGGTTTTCCAATCAGCTATCTGCAGTCTCAACGACAGTGGAATGATTTCTGGCAACAACACCAGCGGGCACTGCTTGGGCAACGGGACCCAGTCACCTATCGCAATCATCCCTTGGGGCGACATGTGTCGGGGAAAACCGTTGTCGGGAAACCCAACAGCTATCCCTACTACCAAACGCCAGTGCGTCAGGATTGGCTGGCCTCGATTCTAGACGCGGAGACCGACCATCGCACGATCGCGGATCAACTGCGTGAGTCCAAGATTCAGCTGCGGTGCGAGCCGGGGCGCAGTTTGATGGATGGCTGCGGCATGACGGTGGCCCGAGTCGAATTTCGCAAACAGAACGCCAACCGGGATTGGTTGATTGGCCTGTCGATGAACCGAACTCAATGCCGCACGTCTAGCGATGACTTTTTGGTCGACCCGATCGTCGTGCCGATGGAAACCTCCGAAACATCGGATCCGATCAGTGGCTATTTCGTAGGCGCGTACTGTACCGAGTCCGAACTGTTGTCGCTGCGTCGAATGGAGTTCCCCGGCGGCATCCGGCGAGGTGACCTGGTGGTGTTTCCGAACACCGCCGGATATCTGATGCACTTTCTAGAGAGCCGTTCGCATCAGTTCCCATTGGCCAAGAACGTTGTGGTTTCCGATGACGGTGAGGGGCGATTCGACCTGGACGGCATCGACCGTTGA
- a CDS encoding MBL fold metallo-hydrolase: MFVLETILTDGIAQLSYLVGDTESCRAAVIDPRTDVCVYSDLARKHGLSITHIFETHIHADFVSGSRSLADRLGTAAIYLSDHDANYEFDGKPVRDSDEFDFGSFSLTARHTPGHTPEHLSYEICERKNPGSPFAVFSGDSLFVGSAGRPDLLGDDQAESLSEALYETLYDYYLKLDDYVTIHPGHGAGSACGADIGDRLSSTIGYERRTNSFLRFPDLQAFQEFVVGDAPPVPWHYPELKKVNAAGPDIVNRLPTIAALPPEDFRKAMLQPRVTTIDTRSMLAFGGGHVPGAINIGDRPEMSAWVGQLFDLDQKLLLIVDDDTDIQRVQRLIVRTGHSNHLGYLAGGMRSWQDAGLPLDTIPQIPVQDLQKRLVHDPELQVLDVRSPDEWMGGHIPGAQHHFIADMRDRIRGLDKTHAYVAYCASGYRASIASSLMKARGFQDVSNVPGSWSAWTTMGYDIEQTVEAQA; encoded by the coding sequence ATGTTTGTTCTGGAAACCATTTTGACCGACGGGATCGCTCAGTTGTCGTACTTGGTGGGCGACACGGAGAGCTGCCGAGCCGCGGTGATTGATCCACGAACGGATGTATGTGTCTATTCGGATTTAGCGCGGAAGCACGGCTTATCGATCACGCACATTTTTGAAACGCATATTCATGCGGATTTCGTATCGGGTAGCCGTTCGCTGGCCGATCGTTTGGGCACTGCTGCGATCTACCTGAGCGACCACGACGCCAACTACGAATTTGACGGGAAACCGGTCCGCGATTCCGACGAATTCGACTTTGGCAGTTTTTCGCTCACCGCGCGGCACACTCCTGGTCATACACCCGAACACCTTTCCTATGAAATCTGCGAGAGGAAGAACCCCGGGTCACCTTTCGCGGTCTTCAGTGGCGATTCTTTGTTCGTCGGATCGGCGGGGCGACCTGATCTACTCGGTGACGATCAGGCGGAATCGCTTAGCGAGGCTCTGTACGAGACTCTATACGACTACTATTTGAAACTGGACGACTACGTCACGATCCACCCAGGCCACGGTGCCGGTTCCGCTTGTGGAGCGGATATCGGCGACAGACTTTCCAGCACGATTGGATACGAGCGTCGGACGAATTCGTTCTTGCGGTTTCCCGACCTGCAGGCTTTCCAAGAGTTTGTGGTCGGCGATGCCCCTCCGGTTCCGTGGCACTATCCGGAATTGAAGAAGGTCAATGCTGCGGGACCCGACATCGTGAATCGGTTGCCTACGATTGCAGCGTTGCCACCGGAAGACTTTCGCAAGGCAATGCTTCAGCCGCGTGTGACCACCATCGATACCCGGTCGATGTTGGCATTCGGTGGCGGTCACGTGCCGGGGGCGATCAATATCGGCGACCGACCCGAAATGTCTGCCTGGGTCGGGCAACTGTTCGATCTGGACCAAAAACTTCTGTTGATTGTCGATGACGATACAGATATCCAACGCGTGCAACGGTTGATCGTTCGCACCGGTCATTCCAATCATCTGGGCTATTTGGCAGGCGGGATGCGATCGTGGCAGGATGCGGGGTTGCCGCTGGATACGATCCCGCAGATCCCTGTTCAAGATCTGCAAAAACGGTTGGTCCATGATCCCGAGCTGCAGGTTCTGGATGTGCGTTCGCCCGATGAATGGATGGGCGGGCATATCCCCGGGGCACAGCATCATTTCATCGCCGATATGCGTGACCGTATCCGCGGGCTGGATAAGACACACGCTTACGTCGCCTATTGTGCCAGCGGCTATCGAGCCAGCATTGCATCTAGCTTGATGAAGGCTCGGGGATTCCAGGACGTATCCAACGTGCCCGGCAGTTGGTCGGCGTGGACCACCATGGGTTACGACATTGAACAAACGGTGGAGGCCCAGGCATGA